In Candidatus Omnitrophota bacterium, the DNA window GTAGGTCGGTGGTGCTTCCCATTACAATCTTTCTTAAAAAATTTTTGTTAGATTATTAAACCCGCTACGTCTATTGTATCAGAAGGCTAAACCTTCATTCGTCCCCCTTGTAGCATAAATGGACAATGCTCCTTTCTGACTCAGAGGACGACGCGGGTTCGAATCCCGCCAAGGGGGTAACGAATAGGGGTGCGGTTAGGTCAGAGAGGCTAACCGCGCCCGTTTTTTTATTGACAATTTATATTTAATTAGTTATACTTTTAATGAGTCAGAGAGGTAGCATTTGTGCTACGAGGAAGGCGTTGAGAAATCAACGCCTTTTTTGTTTGCTATATACTTAAAGGTTTATATAAAAAAGAACAAGAGTCGGGGTTCACTGTCCAACTGCACAGCCCCAGCTCTTGCGTGGAAGGGCGGTTAATCATATACACCTTTATTATACCCGCTTTCCAATTAAAGTATGCACTATGGAATTTTATTTACAAGGGGAGGGGACGCGGCCTGCCGAGGCGCGTTTTGGCAGGGACGTGCGATTTTTCCCAGCGTGAAAAATCGCACTCGATCCTCGGCCTCGCTCTGCCGGGACATTGATTGTGGGCAACCTTGCCCGCTCGGTCTCCGGACGCCCCGCCAAAACGCGCCTCGTCAGTCCGCTCTTTAGTACTATGTTCGGATCGCTTTTAAAGAAAAACTCTTTATTTCTCAAGAATAAAGAGGTATATTTAAGGTAAAATTCATCAGTAATAATTAAGTAATGTGTCATCAGAATTCCGGAGAAATCATGCAATATTTCACAATTATAAGTGGGATAGCAAGTATTCTAGGATTTATTTTGTCTGTTGCAAATATTTTTCCCGCCCAAGCTAGGGTTAGAAATTATATAACGATATTTATAATAGGAAGTTTTATAGGAGGTATCAAAAATATTAGTATTAATTTTTCAGAGAACCCAGTAAGTTCGGGGATACTTCTTTTCTTCATAATGTGCTTAGTAGGTTTGTTTTTTGTTTTATTGGCTGCTCTTTTTAGAAGATAAGGAAAAACGATCTAAATGTTTTGGAGTAGTTGGAAGCGGATTTGGAGTTTTAGTATTTATTGGAATGATTATCCTTTTCGGTATAGGTCTAAGTAAAGTGCCACCCAACGAAGACGTATCCCTAGATGAATTATTAACTATATCTGATATTAATGTAAATAAGGGAAATTTTGATAGAGCAATATTACAGCTTGACTTATTTGCAAGGCGTTGTTCATCTGATGATCCGCGAAAAGAAGCAGCGCTTAAGAAAATAACTGAGCTTAAAAAGCAACAATCCAATAGCATTAGATCAGCGTTGCCTTAATCAAATTTTGAAATGGTGACGTCCCGAAGGGGGGCACGCCTTGGATCCTAAGCTTTAAAAGAGCTTGGGATTTTTGGGTTGTTGAGATATAATTAGTAAAATGGAAAAAAATAAAACTTTTTACCTATCTTTATTTCTCTTAAGTTTCGCTGCAATTTTTATTTCTGGCTGTGTATACTTTACTCATCTTGATGAAGTCAGGTTTATGAAGAATTTAGAAGCCAACCAGAAAGCAATGAAGGCTGAATTGGATAAACAGGAGAATTTATATAACAAGTTAAAAACCGATATTGATAATGGCCGTTTGAATGAGCTAACAGAAAAATCTAAGATTTTGAAGATTTATGGAGAGCCGGTTTTATGCAGGCCGCCTCTAAAACAGGATGGCATCAGAGAAACCTGTATTTACCGTAATCCTACGGGAGGGTTAATCCTGCTCAATTTTGATACTCAGGATAAACTAATTTCTTGGCAGATTCAAAACCCTTAAATAGAAAACCAAGTAAGTCCTGAAAAGAGACAATCTGAAGAATAAAATAAAAGGTGGTTTAGATGTTTTCTCTTGAGAGTATCGGCAAGATGCTTGTGTTTTTTGGTGTCGTTACGATCTTGTTAGGATTACTTTTTATGTTAGCTGGGAAAATTCCCTACTTGGGAAAGCTTCCTGGAGATATTGTCATTCATACAAAGAAGTTTCATTTCTATTTTCCGCTGGCTACCTCTTTAATTATCAGCTTGTTGCTTACTATTATTATAAATATATTTTTTAAACATCGATCTTGAGGTATAATATGTAAGGAAAGATACCCCGCGCTAATTAGCACCTGGCCCTAATAGGAATTGGGCCAGTGTTCGCCTGTGGCGAAGAATTGCGCGGGTGTTGTCTAGGTAGACAAACAAGGAGGTACAAAATGATTCCATGGGGATTGTTTGGTCAGCTCGTGTTGTTGATAATCATTTTTGCTTTTGCTAAGTCGATTGTTAAATGCATCCATGATAATTTTTGTATGAAGTGTAAAAAATAAGCTGGTACTGTTTGCCTTAAATCCCAAGCTCTTTAAACAGGGCTTGGGATTTTGACTAAAATGAGAAATAAAGCCTATATTTTTTGTTTATTGTTTACCTTAACACTAGCCTTTTTTATGCCCGTAGAGGTATTTTCAAATGAAGATAAAGGCGAAAGTAGACTTGAGGCAATTTTGAAGTCTGTTGCCGGACCAAGATTAAACTATCCTAATAATCAGGTAATGGATCTTTCAGGTAAAAAGACCTTAAAATTTCAATGGTCTTTAACTACAGCTAATCTTGTAGAGTTAGATTATATCGAATTTTATCTGTATAAAGGAGAAGTTATTAACGAGAAGAATCTGGTCTTTAAAAAGCGCCTTGAAAATAATGAATATTCGATAGAGATTGATTCTGGCCTGTTTGAAGATGGCGGGGCCTATATTTGGGGT includes these proteins:
- a CDS encoding DUF2905 domain-containing protein, producing MFSLESIGKMLVFFGVVTILLGLLFMLAGKIPYLGKLPGDIVIHTKKFHFYFPLATSLIISLLLTIIINIFFKHRS